A segment of the Fibrobacter sp. UBA4297 genome:
GCCCTGGAACAATGCCCAGAAAAAAGATGTTTATCTGTTGCTCTTGAAGCTCGGTGTGCAAGGTGCCGAAGTCGGTTTCCCGGCCTCTAGCGAAATGGATTTTGAATCGGTCATGGAACTTGCAAAACTCACCGCGCAGATGGCGGCAGAAGGCGATGAAACGGCAAAGAACGTCGTGGTTTCCGGCCTTGCTCGCTGCATCGAAAGTGATATCCAGCGCTGCTGGGAAGCGGTCCAGTACGCTCCGCACCCGCGCATCCACACGTTCCTCGCCACAAGCCCCCTCTCCATGGAAAACGTCCTGCACATGACTCCCGAACAGGTCAAGGAAAAGGCTGTGAAGTGTGTCAAGCTGGCAAAGTCGCTTGTTGGAGACAAGGGCGATGTGGAATTCAGTGCCGAGCATTTTGGCGACTGCCTCGAAAACATGGATTTTGTGATTGACGTTCTGAAGGCTGTTGTCGAAGCCGGTGCGACGACGATTAACCTGCCGAATACGGTGGAACGCTACCGCCCGAAGCTCTATGTTGATCAGGTCAAGCAAGTCTACGAAGCTCTGCCCAAGAACATCACGATTTCTGTGCACTGCCATAATGACCTCGGCATGGCGACTGCAGCAACCGTCGAAAGTTTCTTTGTCGGTGCAACCCAGCTGGAAGTCGCCTTGAACGGCCTCGGTGAACGTTGCGGTAACACGAACTTCTACGAAGTGGCGATTGGCCTGCACAATTCCGGTGTCGAAACGGGACTGCATCTCGAACGCATTTACGAAACTGCAATTCTCGTGAGCCACTGGAGCGGCGTGCCTATATACATCCGCGCTCCGTTGATCGGTACTGAAGCTATCGTCCATCGCAGCGGCATCCATCAGGATGGCGCTTCCAAGACAAAGGACATGAAGAAGGGGGCGTATCGTCCGATTGATTACTCCATCATTGGTCGTCACCAGAACGATGCCCTCAGCTTCACAAGCCAGAGTGGTCGCACCGCCGTGTACGAAATCATTACAAAGTTCGGCTACAAGATGACTTTGCAAGAGGCGTCTGTGTTGCAACCGGTGCTCAAGCAACTGAGCGAAAAGGAAGGCGAACTCAGTGCCGAACGCGTGCTCGACGTGTTCCGCGAACAGTTCGTCAACGTGAACGGTCGCCTGGTGTTCAACAACATCGAAGTTATCCCGGACGAAAACCGCTTCATTTTCCACTTCAAGAAGGATGGTGAAGCGCTTGTGAAGTCCGTGACGGCCGAAGGTCCGATCGAAGCAGCCCTCATGCTCATGCGTGAAATCGGCATGCCGGTCGAACTCGTGAAGTATCGCCAGCTCGTCGTTCCTGAAAAGGATACGCTGTGGGCTGGTCGTGGGTTAAGCCGCATTGTCTTGAAGGCTAACGGCGAAGAAGTTGAAGGTCGCGGTGTCTCGAGCGATACGCTCAAGGCGAACATGCGCGCTCTCTTCGGCGGCGTGAACTTGCTGTATAAGAAGTAAACAAGGAAATGTCATTCCCACCGGAGCCTGTGCTGAGCGCAGTCGAAGTAAGCGGGAAACGCCTTCTTGAAAAACGGAGAAAATATGTTAGAACAACTGAAACGCCCATTCAAAAAAGTTTATGGCAAGGTGCACTCGAATGTAGACCGTTTTGTCGGACCCGTCAAGGATTCGGCGTCAAAGTTGTTCGCTCTGATTCCCGGATTCAAATCTTTTGCCGGTTCCGAAGACTTGGCTAATGCAAACGATGCTGACGGCGCCGTGGATGGCGAAAACGGCAAGGTTGCAAAGCTTGGCATTCGCGCAAAGCTCAAAAGCTTCAAGCAGTCGCTTAAGGGGCTTAGCGATGTTCAAAAGCTTATTCTCCTTACGATTGCCGTTGTTCTCCCGGCAGGAATCTTGATTGCGGTCGGGCTTGCAAGTTTCTTGAAACGCCGTAAGAATAAAACTTAAGTCGGTACGCTGCTATTCTTGATTTAAAAGGTCGATGCATTATTCTGTGCGTCGACTTTTTGTTTTCTAAATTTCTACTAACCAAAATTGCCTTATACCTCAAAGCGCCATAGGCGCGGCCTCATACCTCAGAATCTCTATGCTATCATCTCGACTTCCCAAAGATTTGTCTCCATCGCCGTTCTTTGCTGAACTGGAACGTGCGAAAGCCGATGTTTTGTCGGAGTGCGCGAATCCAGATGCGCTTTCGTTTATCGACATGACCGTTTCTTCGCCAGTGAAGGCTGGCTTGCCGGTGGATTTGGATGATGCGGTCGATGAAGGTCGTAAAGCTTTTGTCAACTGGAGTCCTGATGCGTCGGGTTGGAAGTCGGCTCGTGAGGCGGTGGTGGAATATTACCGTGAACGCGGTGGTAACTTTACGGCAGGGCAGATTATCCTTACCGCAAGTACGAGCGAAGCTTATTCTGTGCTTTTCAAGACGTTCTGCGATCCGGGCGATGTGATTTTGACGCCGATGCCGGGCTACCCTTTGCTCGATACGCTTGCGCAACTTGAGCATTTGGAATGCGCACCGTACTTTTTGAAGTTGAAACGTGAGCGGTTCGACAAGCTCACCGACCTTAAAAAGGTCACTG
Coding sequences within it:
- the leuA2 gene encoding 2-isopropylmalate synthase LeuA2 — translated: MTETRKPFFYDVTLRDGNQALPKPWNNAQKKDVYLLLLKLGVQGAEVGFPASSEMDFESVMELAKLTAQMAAEGDETAKNVVVSGLARCIESDIQRCWEAVQYAPHPRIHTFLATSPLSMENVLHMTPEQVKEKAVKCVKLAKSLVGDKGDVEFSAEHFGDCLENMDFVIDVLKAVVEAGATTINLPNTVERYRPKLYVDQVKQVYEALPKNITISVHCHNDLGMATAATVESFFVGATQLEVALNGLGERCGNTNFYEVAIGLHNSGVETGLHLERIYETAILVSHWSGVPIYIRAPLIGTEAIVHRSGIHQDGASKTKDMKKGAYRPIDYSIIGRHQNDALSFTSQSGRTAVYEIITKFGYKMTLQEASVLQPVLKQLSEKEGELSAERVLDVFREQFVNVNGRLVFNNIEVIPDENRFIFHFKKDGEALVKSVTAEGPIEAALMLMREIGMPVELVKYRQLVVPEKDTLWAGRGLSRIVLKANGEEVEGRGVSSDTLKANMRALFGGVNLLYKK